The genomic interval GGGCTGCTGTTTGCTGACAAAGTCCGAGATGAAGTCAAACTCGTTCTGGCCGAGGAAGAGTTCCGGCAGCTCCTGCACTCTGTCCAGGCCCAGCTCCATAACGAGCGACGTCAACACCTCCTCGTCGATCATATCCGCATCGATGCCGTTCAAGGCCAGCGCCGGTCCCGCCATGTGCTGCATGTTGGCCAGCTGGGCCGGGTTCATGCGATACTGGGCCGCAGGCCCCATGTGGTTTCCACCCATGGGTCCTAGTGGGTGTCCGTGGTACTGAGTGTTTagtttctgcagctgcatgcTGGCCATGAGCTGCTGCGATGTTAGACCTCCATTcatgaactgctgctgctgcgggtgctgctgctgctgctgctgctgcgggtgcTGGACTTGTTGCTGGTGCGGCTGAtgttgctgatgctgctgctggtgctgctgtggatgcatgtgatgctgctgctgctgctgctgagggtgatgctgctgctgctgctgctgctgatgctgctgttgctgaccATTATACATCATGTTGCCAGAGGTCATCTGATGGTGACCCATCTGGGCTCCGTTCATAGGTCCACCCACCATAGCCTGTCGCTGCCTCATGGCCGTCTCCATGTTGGCCTGGCCGCCACCATAGTGCATCATCTGGCCGTTGGGCAGCGCCCGCATGGCCTGCTGGTTGGCGTGCGGCTGGTGACCTGCCTGCAGGCCGCCGTTCATGCCCATCCTGTAACCGTGGAGACTGGCGCCCGCTGAGCCGTGATTCATGGGCATCATCAGATGGTCTGCCATACCTCCTGTCTGTGGCAAGAGAGAGGACACGGTCAGGACAATGCACGGAGCAAAGGAGGCTGAAAGagcagcaaaagcaaaaaaaaaaaaagatgcaccGATGCGGTTTTTGGAGGTTTCCCTGCCATTTAATGCGAACGAACGAGTAACACGTTTGCTTAAATTCACAGCAACACTGTGCCAGTTTGCCATGTGTGACATATGCGGTGCAACAGATTTTACATTTCTTGCACACGCAGCCAACTGGCCGCTCTTCACCTCAACCCAGAAACGCATCCATTTTCCCTCAAGAGTCACAAATTCCAGCTTCAGTTAAAGCAGCAAGAAACGCTTCCTCACGGAGGATCCTCCGCGGGGGGATTGTGGCTTTCAGCTGCGTGCTCGCGCTTCACGCCGGCCCCTCTTTGTGCCAAGGAATGAACGCCCAGCTCGGATGCACAGGTTAACGCACATTGTTTGGGGGGTGTTGCGGGACAAACGCGTGCACGGCGTGGCCCAGCGCCTCGGTCGCAGCTCTGGTGCGTGTCAGCTGATCCGGACCCATCCGTTACATTTTACGCACGCAAGGTTGCAACAAAGAACACTGACATCATGCAACATCTCCCCAACAGCTGAATCACCACATTTCCTAACGAGGCTCGCGATTCAACAAAGGCTTCGGGCTCCTCCACAACAAACCGGGTCGATTGATCAACAACGCTCGCGTTCAATGTTCCGCCGCACGTTTTTCGGACTAATATTGCGCCTCTTGTTACGGTCGAGTTTGAAACTGGGGAACGCAAAcaatggaggagcagcagcagcccccgaGACCACCACACGCCAAGAGCCCGATTCCTCAAACAGACAAATCCCGTTTAAAACGTCTTACCCGGGTCCGTAACGTTTTCACAAAGTTGCGCGACTTTGCTTCGGCTCCTTGCGTTTAGAACAGTTTTCCCCGCGCGACGCGAAGCTCCTTAGAAATTACAGTACGTATTCCAAAGGGTTACGCTTCATGCTCAGGCGAGGACGGTGCGCACAAAGACTGCCGCATCAGATCTTGAAACGACTGCCTATTTTCTGGGTCAACTCAGGGATTATGTACATCTACAAAGCTCAGAGGAAGGCAGTCGGTGAGAGGTGGAGCCTCGGTCCTGCCTCTTCTTTGTTCCTATTGGCCCTACTTAATATAATTGTGCATGGGCGTAGAAAAAAACGGGCAGTGCCAATTTAAATATCCTCCTACCCACTGCTTCTTTTTTGAAAGAATCTTTTGAATGTTGTTCTGCTTTGTGCGAATTCAGGTGTATTGTTAGATCGATAGATACTTTAAGACGGTTATAATTACTCAGGTTTGTTCTTATAATTTCTAACGTTTTGAGCCCCTCGTTTGTCTTAAACATGGAAGTCAAATGATTAAAAGCATCTTCTAATATAACGCTCTGCTGTAAACCTTCAGATCACTATGACCTCACTAACTactagtagaagtagtagttgTAGAATTACCACGTTTTGTGAAACCTTCCTTTAATTATTTCTAATTATAATAACGTGAATGTGAAATCAATGCTGGATTGAACTCAGCTGTGCAGGTGTACAGCCCAGTAGTTAATGCAGTGGCCATGTGAGTGTGCGGGCATCAACACACCTGCTCATATTGACTCTGTGTCATTGTTGTACTGTGCCTACTGCACGTACACTACACTTCCACCTCCGATATCACTGGGATAACGTCCGGGACCATGTGACCCACCAGTCTGCCGCGTGTcagaggagggagggcaggGACATGAAGCCTGTGTGCTATTCTGGTCCACACTGGGCTTTAGCCGTCATGTAGCTACCGCTGTgcatggttttgtgtgtgtgtgtgtgtgtgtgtgtgtgtgtgtgtgtgtgtgtgtgtgtgtgtgtgtgtgtgtgtgtgtgtgtgtgtgtgtgtgtgtgtgtgtgtgtgtgcattgtaccctcctctcctcagatgCATGCATTTCCCGATGGGCCACTTCATAACAACAGCCTCTTGCAAGCAATTGCAAATGAATGGAGCCACTTGGGCAGAGCAGGCCAGCCTATTGTCTGGGGAGCGTCTCCGTAAACAGCCAACCACTGGCAGGCATTTGTCATTGTTTGACATTGTCCGGCCACTTTAAGCCAGTGTTAATAAGCCACTCCCGGGTGTGAGTACTTTCTGAGCAACTCACCCAGCCCCTCACCCGGCGAAACGGAATCAACCCAAAACCCTGTCACACGGAGTCTCTTTACGTCGAGCATGAGGTCTGTTCTGCTCAAggttgctgcagcctgtgaccaCAGAACAAACAAGCATTTTAAATACGTCGATACACTCTTTATTTTTATCCCACGACCAACAGCCTCTAACTGTGTCATTTGCATTAGAGAGAGCAGGCACCAGAGTTCTGCAATCACAATCGGCTCTGATTGTGGCTGTACCATGTGCATTCTGTAATTATATATATTCGCTGAACATCTTTGCGTCGTGGTAATTAGATGGAGGAAACGCTGCAGAGCTCcacttttacatatttattcacATCTCGAGTTGTTGTCTGTGCTTTGGGGGGAAGCGCCTCCTCACATCTTGCTTTAAGCTATatattgatttgtgtgtgtgtgtgtgcgtgtgtgtgtgtgtgtgtgtgtttgcatgggtgTTTGCATGGGTGTTTGCATGTCAGGGACAAAGAGCAGTTTATGCAACTGTGTTTATAGGAGCAATACGCCGAACGTGCTTCCTTCCCCGCTCGGACACACCCCTGTGCCACACTGTAAAGCCGGCAGTAAAAATGCTGCGGTTGCATGACAGGATAATTTCACACAAGCCTCGCCTCCTAGCAGGTTAATAGAATTAGCCGCTGAGTTTCACATATTTGGCTTCACGTGCTGTCAGCAGAGTGGACTGTGACGTTTTTACTTCAGTCCTCAGCATGAGAGACTGACGAACATGCGAGAAATGCAAGCTTCAGTTACAACATAGCGAACAGTTCTACATTGTTTTGTATTCAAAGCCATGTTTGGATGAGTTGCATCGACGAGCTGCTGCATTTACAGAACTAGAATGGACAGATCAGCGCCGAGCTGCCTTCCTTTCAGTGCACACTGAAGCAACACGCAGGTCTTCTTTAATCTCTGTCGCCATTAACTGATAGCCACTGATCTAAGAGTAGCTGACTCAATCTTACCACCCTGACTAATCCTCCTTGCGCTGTCTCTGCCAGTAATGACGGGCCTTATGGTTGGGAGGGTTTTTAAAGGTAAAGCCATATGGCTGACTACTCAGAAAACGCTGTCACAACCTAAAAATAAATGAGTTCCCCTTGCATTAGTGTGAAGGTGATATTAGTCAGGAACCACGTCTGATACCATGCCTTATAAGTTGAAACTGATTCAGCTAAAAATTATTCTCACTATATGTTTagtagtaaaaataataatagtgtaaaatgatgatgatgatgatgatgctgtggtATGTTaaacttttcttttattgttgCTGGATTCTTTTTGAAAGAATCTTTTGAATGTTGTTCTGCTTTGTGTGAATTCAAATGTATTATTAGATCGATAGAAACTCAAA from Betta splendens chromosome 16, fBetSpl5.4, whole genome shotgun sequence carries:
- the cited4b gene encoding cbp/p300-interacting transactivator 4b; this encodes MADHLMMPMNHGSAGASLHGYRMGMNGGLQAGHQPHANQQAMRALPNGQMMHYGGGQANMETAMRQRQAMVGGPMNGAQMGHHQMTSGNMMYNGQQQQHQQQQQQQHHPQQQQQQHHMHPQQHQQQHQQHQPHQQQVQHPQQQQQQQHPQQQQFMNGGLTSQQLMASMQLQKLNTQYHGHPLGPMGGNHMGPAAQYRMNPAQLANMQHMAGPALALNGIDADMIDEEVLTSLVMELGLDRVQELPELFLGQNEFDFISDFVSKQQPSTVSC